The following coding sequences lie in one Lentilactobacillus sp. SPB1-3 genomic window:
- the tsf gene encoding translation elongation factor Ts — MAKISASQVKELREKTGVGMMDAKKALVETEGDFDKAIEVLREKGVAKAEKKSGRVAANGLANIAIHENTAAIVEINSETDFVATSDPFKDLVNKVSDAIAIEKPATVEDALNIKTEKGTVKDDIVETTQVTGEKVTLRRFEVVEKNDNESFGAYLHNGGAIAALTLVEGADEETAKDVAMHVAAINPEYLNKDEVPADRLAEEKKVLTEEALNEGKPEKIVEKMVEGRLHKFLSEISLEDQEFVKDPDQTVGKFVASKNGTIRKFVRYEVGEGIEQTQQSFEDEVRSQLK; from the coding sequence ATGGCAAAAATTTCTGCATCTCAAGTAAAAGAATTACGTGAAAAAACTGGTGTTGGTATGATGGACGCCAAAAAGGCGCTTGTTGAAACTGAAGGTGACTTTGACAAGGCTATCGAAGTTTTACGTGAAAAAGGTGTTGCTAAAGCCGAAAAGAAGAGTGGCCGTGTTGCTGCTAACGGTTTAGCAAATATTGCTATCCATGAAAACACTGCTGCAATTGTTGAAATCAACTCAGAAACTGACTTCGTTGCTACTAGTGATCCATTCAAGGATCTTGTAAACAAAGTTAGTGATGCAATTGCTATCGAAAAACCAGCAACTGTTGAAGATGCTTTAAACATCAAGACTGAAAAGGGTACTGTTAAAGATGATATCGTTGAAACTACTCAAGTTACAGGTGAAAAAGTTACTTTGAGACGTTTTGAAGTTGTTGAAAAGAATGATAACGAATCATTTGGTGCATACCTTCATAATGGTGGTGCTATCGCTGCTTTAACTCTTGTTGAAGGTGCAGATGAAGAAACTGCTAAGGATGTTGCAATGCACGTTGCTGCAATCAACCCTGAATACCTAAACAAGGATGAAGTTCCTGCTGACCGCCTTGCTGAAGAAAAGAAGGTTCTTACTGAAGAAGCACTTAATGAAGGTAAGCCTGAAAAGATCGTTGAAAAGATGGTTGAAGGACGTTTACACAAGTTCTTATCAGAAATTTCACTTGAAGATCAAGAGTTCGTTAAAGACCCAGACCAAACTGTTGGCAAGTTTGTTGCCTCAAAGAATGGTACTATTCGTAAGTTCGTTCGTTACGAAGTTGGTGAAGGAATCGAACAAACTCAACAAAGCTTCGAAGATGAAGTTCGTTCACAATTGAAGTAA
- the rpsB gene encoding 30S ribosomal protein S2, with amino-acid sequence MAVISMKQLLEAGVHFGHQTRRWNPKMKEYIFTERNGIYIIDLQKTVKLIDTAYNFVKDEASKGAVVLFVGTKKQAQDAIAEEATRAGQYFVNNRWLGGTLTNWNTIQTRVRRLKELKKMATDGTFERLPKKEVSLLMKQQDKLERFLGGIEDMPRIPDVMFIVDPRKEQIAVKEAQKLNIPIVAMVDTNTDPDDIDVIIPSNDDAIRAVRLITAKMADAIIEGNQGEDDVNEETFGDDAKSDDSIESIANEVEGK; translated from the coding sequence ATGGCTGTTATTTCTATGAAACAATTATTGGAAGCCGGAGTTCACTTCGGTCACCAAACTCGTCGTTGGAACCCAAAGATGAAGGAATATATCTTTACTGAACGTAATGGTATTTACATCATCGACTTACAAAAGACTGTTAAGCTTATCGACACTGCTTACAACTTTGTTAAGGATGAAGCATCAAAGGGTGCCGTTGTATTGTTTGTTGGTACTAAGAAACAAGCACAAGATGCAATTGCTGAAGAAGCTACTCGTGCAGGTCAATACTTTGTTAACAATCGTTGGCTTGGTGGTACTTTGACTAACTGGAACACTATTCAAACTCGTGTTCGTAGATTAAAAGAATTAAAGAAGATGGCAACTGACGGAACTTTCGAACGTCTTCCTAAGAAGGAAGTTTCATTGTTAATGAAACAACAAGACAAGCTTGAAAGATTCCTTGGTGGTATCGAAGATATGCCAAGAATTCCAGATGTTATGTTCATCGTTGATCCTCGTAAGGAACAAATTGCTGTCAAGGAAGCTCAAAAATTGAACATTCCTATCGTTGCTATGGTTGATACTAACACTGATCCAGATGATATCGATGTTATTATCCCATCTAACGATGATGCAATTCGTGCCGTTCGTTTGATTACTGCTAAGATGGCTGATGCTATCATCGAAGGTAACCAAGGCGAAGATGACGTTAACGAAGAAACTTTTGGCGATGACGCTAAGAGCGACGATTCAATCGAATCAATCGCTAACGAAGTTGAAGGTAAATAA